Proteins from one Staphylococcus aureus genomic window:
- a CDS encoding replication initiation protein, translating into MTGETVVYKNEMNLVPLRRFTATEINLFFAMCNKLKEQDTNTLRLSFDELKKLSNYSPETRNINRFANDLDNVYKKMLNLTIRYEDDDVIERFVLFNHYRIHKREQYLEISTSSNLKHILNSITNNFTKFELKEMTRLKSTYSKNMFRLLKQYKHTGYLKIHIDDFKNRLDIPKSYRMTDINKNVFKPIIIELGSIFNNLTINKIKAKKGRKIEWIEFTFDAEKRIHNKRQPQMSKIDKSRQYVRREKTPKWLEERSYEKQPQKDYDPQLEKEREDFLKQLELNWE; encoded by the coding sequence ATGACAGGAGAGACAGTTGTATATAAAAATGAAATGAATTTAGTTCCATTAAGGCGATTTACAGCTACTGAAATTAATTTATTTTTTGCGATGTGTAATAAATTAAAAGAGCAAGATACTAATACATTACGTTTGTCTTTTGATGAATTAAAAAAATTAAGTAATTATAGTCCAGAAACACGTAATATTAATAGATTTGCTAATGATTTAGATAATGTGTATAAAAAGATGTTGAATTTAACCATTAGATATGAAGATGATGATGTAATAGAAAGATTCGTTTTATTCAATCATTATAGAATCCATAAGCGAGAACAATATCTAGAAATATCAACTTCTTCAAATTTAAAACACATATTGAATTCAATTACTAATAATTTTACAAAATTTGAATTAAAAGAAATGACTAGGCTTAAATCTACATATTCTAAAAATATGTTTAGATTACTTAAACAATACAAACATACAGGCTATTTAAAAATTCACATCGATGATTTTAAAAATCGTTTAGATATACCTAAATCTTATCGTATGACTGATATTAACAAAAATGTTTTTAAACCTATTATTATTGAATTAGGTTCTATATTTAATAATCTTACTATCAATAAAATCAAAGCGAAAAAAGGGCGTAAAATTGAATGGATAGAGTTCACATTTGACGCTGAGAAACGCATTCATAACAAACGACAACCTCAAATGTCCAAGATAGATAAATCAAGACAATATGTGAGGCGTGAAAAGACGCCTAAATGGTTAGAAGAACGGTCATATGAAAAGCAACCTCAAAAAGATTACGACCCACAATTAGAGAAAGAACGAGAGGATTTTTTAAAACAACTTGAACTGAATTGGGAATAA
- a CDS encoding helix-turn-helix transcriptional regulator: MKLAEAIKEQRELKRWSQEELANILKVSRQSVSKWESAKNYPSLDILIAMSDLFGISLEHLIKGDARFKKVILEGNYRESNRAPSIVDFLYDFWWLFFPVAGFLVWAIHSFMG; encoded by the coding sequence ATGAAATTAGCTGAAGCTATAAAAGAACAGAGAGAATTAAAAAGATGGTCTCAAGAGGAATTAGCCAATATATTAAAGGTTTCCAGACAAAGTGTTTCTAAATGGGAAAGTGCCAAAAACTATCCTTCCTTAGATATTTTGATTGCTATGAGCGATTTATTTGGAATCTCTTTAGAGCATTTAATTAAAGGAGATGCACGTTTTAAAAAAGTTATTTTAGAGGGAAATTATAGAGAGAGTAACAGGGCACCTTCCATAGTTGATTTTCTTTATGATTTTTGGTGGCTTTTCTTTCCTGTTGCCGGATTTTTAGTTTGGGCCATTCATTCGTTCATGGGTTGA
- a CDS encoding type I toxin-antitoxin system Fst family toxin, which translates to MNEILVHIMTTAISGCLVTLFGYWLHKRDKK; encoded by the coding sequence ATGAATGAAATTCTTGTTCACATCATGACAACGGCAATCAGTGGTTGTCTCGTTACGTTATTTGGTTATTGGCTCCATAAACGTGATAAAAAATAA